The genomic window CACCGGCGCCGCGATCGAGGCGGCCGGGCGTGGGGAACTGCACACGATGTCGATGGAGGGCGGCGTGATGAAGATGGGCCCCCTCGCCGACGGCCTGGCGATCCCGCCCGGCCGGACGGTGACGCTCGCCCCCAGCGGCCACCACCTGATGTTCATGGACCTGAAGGCGCCCCTGAAGAAGGGGGAGCGGGTGAAGGGCACGCTGACCTTCGAACGGGCCGGCACCGTCCCGGTGGAGTTCACCGTCGAGAGCCTCGCGGCCAAGACCCCCGCCGAGATGCCCGCCGAGATGCCCGCCGAGGGTGCGGCCCACGATCATGCGGGGCACGACCATGGCCGCTGAACCCCGGCCGCTCCCCCGCGCCTCGCGGGGAAGCGGCCTGATCCTCGCCGCCTTCGCGCTGGGGCTGCTCGGCATCGCGGCGGCGACGGTCGCCTTCCTGCCGCGGGGAGACAGGCCGGCCGCCCTGTCGGCGGTCGGCGGTCCGTTCCGGCTCGAATCCTCCAAGGGCGGCACCGTCGATTCGCGGGTGCTGAAGGGCAAGCCGTTCCTGGTCTTCTTCGGCTTCACCCGGTGCCCGAACGTCTGTCCGACGACGCTGGCCGATCTCGGCACCCTGCTCGACGCATTCGGCGCCGAGGGCGGCGACGTCCCGGCCTACTACGTCACCCTCGACCCCGAGCGGGACACGCCGGCGGTGATGCGCGACTACATGGCCTCGTTCACGGACCGGATCACCGGGCTGACCGGCACGCCGCAGGCGATCGCGCAGGTGGCGCGCGACTACCGCGCCTCGGTGAAGCGGGTGCCGCTGCCCGGCGGCGACTACATCCTGGAGCACACGCTGATGGTCTACATGATGGACCGCGACGGGGGCTTTGCCGGGCCGCTCGACCTGAATGCCGGGCACGCGCTCGCCCTCGCGCAGCTCCGGAAACTGGCCGCCGACGGCCGGACCACCTGATCCGGTTCCCGCTTGTCGAAGCGGGAACCGGATCGGCGAACCCGCGCGGCGTTTGAGCGAAGCCCAAATCCGCCATCCCGAAGGGATCGATCGGATATCGTATGACGCGGGCTCCGCCCGGAACCCGCGAGGGAGGCTCGGGCCTCAGTCCCGCGGCTTGGCCAGGCGGGTGATGAGCGCTTCGAGGCGCTCGCCGACCGGCTCGGTCAGGCAGCCGGCATAGTGGCTGCGCAGGCTCTTGCCGAGATGGCGGCGCACGCCGGGGCTCAGCGGCGGCACGGCGGCGGTGTCCGCCGCGGGCTTCGTGTCGGCGACCGTCTTCGTCACGGATCGTCTCCCGTCCGGCGCCGGAAGCGGCTCTGGAGGGGTGAGCTTGCGCCCCCGAGGGTTAAGGCGAGTTTTATCGCGGGCAGCGACGAACGATGAACCTTCCGCGCAGGGCGGCGCGGAGGGGTCGGCGGTTTTGTCAGCGGGTCGTCGGCAGGAGCAGGTCGGGCAGCCGGAGGGCGATGCCCGGCACGAGGCAGAGCGCGACGATCGCCACGCCCATCAGGATCACGAAGGGCAGCGTGCCCCAGATGATGTCCCTGAGCGGGATGTCGGGGGCGATGTTCTTGATGACGAAGATGTTGAGGCCCACCGGCGGGTGGATCAGCCCCATCTCCATGGTGATCGTCATCACCACGCCGAACCAGACGAGGTCGAACCCGGCGGCCTTGAGCGGCGGCAGGATGATCGGCGCCGTCATCAGGATGATCGAGACCGGCGGCAGGAAGAAGCCGAGCGCGATCACCAGGGCCAGGATGGTGGCGAGCAGGAGCCAGGGCGAGAGCTGCATCGCGACGATGGCCTGCGCCGCCGCCTGACTGATGTGGAGGTAGCTCATCACGTAGGCGTAGAGGAGCGACATGCCGATGATCAGCATCAGCATGGTCGATTCGCGCAACGTCGCCGTGAGGATCGGGTCGAGATCGCGGAACCGCCAGACGGCGTAGATCGCGGCGATCAGGGCCAGCGCCAGCAGGCCGCCGAGGCCGGCCGTCTCGGAGGGCGTGGCGTAGCCGCCGTAGAGCGCGACCATGACGCCGGTGAGCAGCACGACGAAGGGCAGCACCCGCGGCAGCGTCGAGAAGCGCTCGCGCATGCTGTAGGCGTCTTGCCTGAGGATCGGATGCGGCGTGCCGTTCCGTTCGCAGGCGCGCTTGGCCGCCGCGAATTCCGAGCGGAAGCGGAAGACCGACCAGCCGGCGAACAGGGCGACCAAGAGGAAGCCCGGCCCGATCCCGGCGAGGAAC from Methylorubrum populi includes these protein-coding regions:
- a CDS encoding TRAP transporter large permease: MSTAAIGFLYAGATLGAMLSGIPIAFALGFVALVFMYAFMPAASLDTVAQNVYEEMASITLLSIPLFILKGAAIGRSRAGQDLYSAMHAWMHRVPGGLGIANVFACALFAAMAGSSPATCSAIGSAGIPEMRKRGYSPGFAAGIIAAGGTLGILLPPSITMILYAVAAEQSLGRLFLAGIGPGFLLVALFAGWSVFRFRSEFAAAKRACERNGTPHPILRQDAYSMRERFSTLPRVLPFVVLLTGVMVALYGGYATPSETAGLGGLLALALIAAIYAVWRFRDLDPILTATLRESTMLMLIIGMSLLYAYVMSYLHISQAAAQAIVAMQLSPWLLLATILALVIALGFFLPPVSIILMTAPIILPPLKAAGFDLVWFGVVMTITMEMGLIHPPVGLNIFVIKNIAPDIPLRDIIWGTLPFVILMGVAIVALCLVPGIALRLPDLLLPTTR
- a CDS encoding SCO family protein; amino-acid sequence: MAAEPRPLPRASRGSGLILAAFALGLLGIAAATVAFLPRGDRPAALSAVGGPFRLESSKGGTVDSRVLKGKPFLVFFGFTRCPNVCPTTLADLGTLLDAFGAEGGDVPAYYVTLDPERDTPAVMRDYMASFTDRITGLTGTPQAIAQVARDYRASVKRVPLPGGDYILEHTLMVYMMDRDGGFAGPLDLNAGHALALAQLRKLAADGRTT